The following are from one region of the Juglans regia cultivar Chandler chromosome 10, Walnut 2.0, whole genome shotgun sequence genome:
- the LOC109004709 gene encoding BTB/POZ domain-containing protein At2g04740: MASPTPDSSLTFTDTDLDGIDLDPSDFGSSIPLKKVPNGDVFEASRAGDIDRLKYLLELGINVNARDQWDSVALYYACLAGHLDAARMLLESGAICSEHTFDGDRCHYAALNLKVRKLLKAFEARPPPLGPLQASMREIFMGCGENRAFLEQANNQSQISALSSTGGSNSYHFPPDVVFFVQGRPIEAHRVILSARSSYFKRKFETDWKDRKEVRFAREKLSYTALYSLIHFFYSDRLEIVVDDMEHLVRICKVCKCESLQRIIEKELIHQKYAEYKALRDIDDSQKRFILQGISLPEEDRLPASLHRILQIALANSTREQNQDNSIEELSSYASAMQISDFVDDLADVSVQVDKKIFRCHQVVLASRSEYFRARLSRMKGFHEGKVSLPVDTLPCLEEHDLSTEAFEKMIEYMYTDGLKDIDPDQAEEMFDAASRYLLFPLKRAVADVLLPHLEMISPAELCQWLILSDMYGVVKIREYCLDTIACNFETFADTQEFRAMLLTLPPPSGDSSLRTTVPSAPGAIINADQANLLDDLREKWLEAEAAELDKRDESALLFDKRLEMLMLVAEQEKSDGAPADDFHDGP; encoded by the exons ATGGCTTCCCCGACCCCCGACTCCTCCCTAACCTTCACCGATACCGACCTGGACGGCATCGACCTCGACCCCTCCGACTTCGGCTCCTCCATACCCCTCAAGAAGGTCCCCAACGGCGACGTATTCGAGGCCTCTAGAGCCGGCGACATCGACCGCCTCAAGTACCTCCTCGAGTTGGGCATCAATGTCAACGCGCGCGACCAATGGGACTCCGTGGCTCTTTACTATGCTTGCCTGGCGGGCCACCTCGACGCCGCCAGGATGTTGCTGGAGAGCGGGGCGATATGCTCTGAGCACACTTTTGACGGGGACAGGTGCCACTATGCAGCCCTTAATTTGAAGGTGAGGAAGCTGTTGAAGGCCTTCGAGGCGAGGCCGCCGCCTCTAGGGCCTTTGCAGGCCTCGATGAGAGAGATTTTCATGGGTTGTGGTGAGAATAGAGCTTTCTTGGAGCAGGCAAATAACCAGTCTCAGATCTCAG CTCTGTCATCCACTGGGGGATCCAATTCATACCATTTCCCTCCAGATGTGGTATTTTTTGTGCAAGGTAGACCCATTGAAGCTCACAGAGTTATCTTAAGTGCTCGGTCGTCATATTTTAAGAGGAAGTTTGAAACTGATTGGAAAGACCGCAAGGAAGTGAGATTTGCAAGGGAAAAGTTGTCTTATACTGCTCTTTACAGTCTTATCCACTTCTTTTATTCTGACAGACTAGAGATTGTAGTAGATGACATGGAGCATCTTGTGAGAATATGCAAAGTATGCAAATGTGAATCCTTACAAAGGATTATTGAGAAAGAACTTATTCACCAGAAATATGCGGAATACAAGGCACTGAGGGACATAGACGATTCTCAGAAACGCTTCATATTACAAGGCATATCCCTTCCTGAAGAAGATCGTCTTCCTGCTTCCTTGCATCGAATCCTTCAAATTGCCCTTGCCAACTCCACCCGGGAACAAAACCAAGACAATAGTATTGAGGAATTATCATCTTATGCTAGTGCAATGCAGATCAGTGATTTCGTAGATGATCTTGCAGATGTTAGTGTACAAGTTGATAAAAAGATATTTCGTTGCCATCAAGTGGTTTTGGCATCAAGATCAGAATATTTTAGAGCAAGATTATCTCGTATGAAGGGCTTTCATGAAGGAAAGGTGTCATTACCTGTTGATACCCTTCCGTGTCTTGAAGAACATGATCTGAGCACGGAAGCATTTGAGAAAATGATAGAGTATAT GTATACTGATGGTTTGAAGGATATAGACCCAGATCAG GCTGAGGAAATGTTTGATGCTGCTTCTAGATATTTGTTATTTCCGCTTAAGCGTGCTGTAGCTGATGTGCTGTTGCCACACCTAGAAATGATCTCGCCTGCAGAGTTGTGCCAGTGGTTGATATTATCAGACAT GTATGGTGTTGTGAAGATACGGGAGTACTGTCTAGACACTATAGCATGTAATTTCGAGACATTTGCCGATACACAGGAATTCCGAGCAATGCTGTTGACGCTCCCGCCACCATCAGGAGATTCCTCACTCCGCACCACTGTTCCAAGTGCTCCAGGAGCAATAATCAATGCGGATCAAGCAAATCTCCTTGATGATTTACGAGAGAAGTGGCTTGAAGCTGAAGCTGCTGAGCTTGACAAGAGAGATGAGAGTGCATTACTGTTTGACAAGCGCCTTGAGATGCTTATGCTTGTTGCTGAACAAGAAAAGTCTGATGGGGCTCCTGCTGATGATTTTCATGATGGTCCTTGA
- the LOC109004708 gene encoding fimbrin-5-like — MSGFVGVLVSDSWLQSQFTQVELRTLKSKYVSVRTQSGRVTVGDLPPVFVKLKAFTEMFTEDEIKAILGESYKDMNGELDFESFLRAYLDLQSRATAKSGGSKSSSSFLKATTTTVHHSINESEKASYVSHINSYLADDPFLKKYLPIDPSTNALFDLAKDGVLLCKLINLAVPGTIDERAINTKKVLNPWEKNENHTLGLNSAKAIGCTVVNIGTQDLAEARPHLLLGLISQIIKIQLLADLNLKKTPQLVELVDDSKDVEELLSLPPEKVLLKWMNFHLKKAGYEKQVTNFSSDVKDGEAYAYLLNALAPEHSGPAALDTKDPKKRADMVLAHAEKLDCKRYLTPKDIVEGSPNLNLAFVAQIFQHRNGLTVDSKKMSFAEMMTDDAETSREERCFRLWINSLGIASYVNNVFEDVRNGWILLEVLDKVSPESVNWKQATKPPIKMPFRKVENCNQVIGIGKQLRFSLVNVAGNDIVQGNKKLIRAFLWQLMRFTMLQLLKNLRSHSQGKEGKEITDADILNWANNKVKKAGRTSQMESFKDKKLSNGIFFLELLSAVEPRVVNWSVVTMGETEEDKKLNATYIVSVARKLGCSIFLLPEDIIEVNQKMILILTASIMYWSLQQPAEESESNPSEESNTPDASSAASMDGDRETALASEVSNLAVNDAASDTADTTPSQVVENEESSGKVEGKDSPDGE, encoded by the exons ATGTCTGGTTTTGTGGGTGTCCTTGTTTCTGATTCATGGCTACAGAGCCAATTCACCCAAGTCGAGCTTCGCACCCTCAAGTCCAAA TATGTTTCTGTAAGGACTCAGTCTGGTCGCGTCACAGTGGGAGATTTGCCACCCGTTTTTGTGAAATTGAAGGCTTTCACTGAAATGTTTACCGAGGATGAGATTAAGGCCATTTTGGGGGAGTCATATAAGGACATGAATGGAGAACTTGATTTTGAATCCTTCCTTCGG GCATATTTAGATTTACAATCCCGAGCTACAGCAAAATCCGGTGGTTCCAAGAGTTCCTCTTCATTCCTCAAAGCCACTACAACGACTGTCCATCACTCAATTAACGAATCAGAGAAGGCTTCTTATGTTTCCCACATTAACAGCTACCTGGCAGATGATCCATTTTTGAAGAAGTATCTTCCAATAGATCCATCTACAAATGCTTTGTTTGATCTTGCAAAGGATGGAGTTCTTCTCTG TAAGCTTATAAATTTAGCTGTTCCTGGCACCATAGATGAGCGAGCTATTAACACTAAAAAGGTCCTCAATCCATGGGAGAAGAATGAGAATCATACACTTGGCCTCAATTCTGCAAAGGCTATTGGCTGCACAGTCGTTAATATTGGCACACAGGATTTAGCTGAAGCAAGA CCACATCTGTTACTTGGCCTGATTTCTCAAATAATCAAG ATTCAACTATTAGCTGATCTCAATCTGAAGAAAACTCCCCAACTTGTGGAATTGGTGGATGACAGCAAG GATGTGGAGGAGCTTTTGAGTTTACCGCCTGAAAAGGTTTTACTGAAATGGATGAATTTTCATTTGAAGAAAGCTGGATATGAGAAACAAGTTACAAACTTCTCTTCTGACGTCAAG GATGGAGAGGCATATGCTTACCTGCTTAATGCTCTTGCACCCGAACACTCAGGCCCCGCTGCCTTGGATACAAAGGATCCTAAAAAAAGAGCAGACATGGTTCTTGCACATGCTGAGAAATTGGATTGCAAAAGATACCTCACTCCTAAGGACATTGTCGAGGGTTCACCAAATCTGAATCTTGCATTTGTTGCACAAATATTCCAGCACAG GAATGGCTTGACAGTTGACAGCAAAAAGATGTCCTTTGCTGAGATGATGACCGATGATGCAGAAACTTCTCGGGAGGAGAGATGCTTCCGATTATGGATTAACAGTCTTGGAATTGCTTCCTATGTCAATAATGTTTTTGAAGATGTCAGAAATGG ATGGATTCTTTTAGAAGTTCTTGACAAAGTTTCACCAGAATCAGTTAACTGGAAGCAGGCAACAAAGCCTCCTATAAAGATGCCATTTAGAAAAGTTGAGAATTGCAACCAAGTTATAGGGATTGGGAAGCAATTAAGGTTCTCCCTTGTGAATGTAGCTGGGAATGATATTGTGCAAggaaataaaaaactcataCGAG CATTTCTATGGCAACTCATGAGGTTCACTATGCTCCAACTCCTAAAAAACTTGAGATCGCACTCCCAAGGTAAAGAGGGAAAAGAGATAACAGATGCTGACATTCTAAACTGGGCAAACAACAAAGTGAAGAAAGCAGGCAGAACCTCCCAAATGGAGAGCTTCAAG gataAAAAGCTTTCAAATGGGATTTTCTTCCTTGAGCTTCTTAGTGCTGTAGAGCCAAGGGTGGTCAATTGGAGTGTTGTTACAATGGGAGAAACTG AGGAAGATAAGAAGTTGAATGCAACATATATAGTAAGTGTTGCACGAAAGCTGGGGTGTTCCATTTTCTTGTTACCTGAGGATATTATAGAG GTAAACCAGAAGATGATCCTTATTTTGACGGCAAGCATCATGTATTGGAGCCTACAGCAACCTGCAGAGGAGTCAGAATCTAACCCTTCTGAAGAGAGTAATACTCCTGATGCATCCTCTGCAGCTTCAATGGATGGTGATAGGGAAACAGCTTTGGCTTCTGAGGTCTCGAATTTGGCAGTCAACGATGCTGCTTCAGATACTGCTGATACCACTCCCTCCCAAGTGGTTGAAAATGAGGAATCCTCTGGTAAGGTTGAGGGAAAGGACAGTCCTGATGGGGAATAA
- the LOC109015493 gene encoding fasciclin-like arabinogalactan protein 7: protein MKNMEVPMIFMVSCTLLLLCSSSAYAQTAKSPSISPTPSPAPAPAPAPEHVNLTDLLTVAGPFHTFLSYLESTKVIDTFQNQANNTEEGITIFVPKDGAFSSLKKPSLSNLTKDQLKSLILFHGLPHYYSLAEFKNLSESGPVPTFAGGQYTLNFSDVSGTVNIGSGWTNTKVSSSVHSTDPVAVYQVDKVLLPEAIFGTDIPPTPAPAPSPDISPAADTPSEGTNGEGSSPTSPPGKSNSYRMINWGIWSHLVLALSGVLVFFL, encoded by the coding sequence ATGAAAAACATGGAAGTACCCATGATTTTTATGGTTTCTTGTACACTGCTTCTTCTGTGTTCTTCATCAGCATATGCTCAAACTGCTAAATCTCCCTCAATAAGCCCAACTCCATCACCAGCACCAGCACCAGCACCAGCACCAGAACATGTAAACCTCACGGATTTGCTCACTGTTGCTGGTCCATTCCATACCTTCCTCAGCTACCTTGAGTCCACCAAAGTCATAGACACCTTCCAAAACCAAGCCAACAACACTGAGGAAGGCATCACAATCTTTGTACCAAAAGATGGTGCCTTTTCATCTCTTAAGAAGCCTTCTCTTTCCAATCTCACTAAAGACCAGCTCAAGTCACTCATTCTCTTCCATGGCCTGCCACATTACTACAGCCTAGCTGAATTCAAGAACCTAAGCGAATCAGGCCCTGTACCTACCTTCGCCGGTGGGCAGTACACTTTGAATTTCTCCGATGTATCTGGGACAGTGAACATTGGTTCCGGATGGACAAACACCAAGGTGAGCAGCAGTGTGCATTCCACTGATCCTGTTGCCGTCTACCAAGTCGATAAGGTCCTTCTTCCTGAGGCAATCTTTGGCACCGATATACCTCCAACCCCGGCTCCGGCACCATCTCCAGATATTTCCCCTGCTGCAGATACTCCATCTGAAGGGACAAATGGAGAGGGGTCATCTCCAACATCTCCACCCGGGAAATCTAATTCGTACAGGATGATCAACTGGGGAATTTGGAGTCACTTGGTTTTGGCACTTTCAGGTGTGCTGGTCTTCTTCTTGTGA